A single region of the Plantactinospora soyae genome encodes:
- a CDS encoding 1-phosphofructokinase family hexose kinase: MSGHVMVFAPDPQLTVTIDQPADETEIHLHPGGQGVWQARMIKCLGTPVVLCAGLGGEIGQVLEPLLAGEGVDLRVIHRESTSGGYVHDRRNGERQEIASVPGHALSRHELDDLYNLALGEGLGAEVSILSGPGQPNLVAPDIYRRLAADLGRNGSRVIADLSGAHLAAVLDSGVSVLKVSHEELIRDGWAADDSEGELVRVAHALHANGAESVVLSRAEKPALVLIDGEVAELDMPRLEVADRRGAGDSMTAGVAAVLAQGGDVRLAVRTGAAAGALNVTRHGLGTGRPEAIAGLVDRVRLAPIGSDRQDRMTPDELAHRTTNS, from the coding sequence ATGAGCGGACATGTCATGGTCTTCGCCCCCGATCCCCAGCTCACGGTCACCATCGACCAACCGGCCGACGAGACCGAGATCCACCTGCATCCGGGCGGCCAGGGCGTCTGGCAGGCCAGGATGATCAAGTGTCTGGGCACTCCGGTGGTGCTCTGCGCCGGGCTCGGCGGTGAGATCGGGCAGGTGCTCGAACCCCTGCTGGCCGGCGAGGGAGTCGACCTCCGGGTGATCCACCGCGAGTCCACCAGCGGCGGCTACGTGCACGACCGGCGCAACGGCGAGCGCCAGGAGATCGCCTCGGTACCGGGCCACGCGCTCAGCCGGCACGAGCTGGACGACCTCTACAACCTCGCCCTGGGCGAGGGACTGGGCGCCGAGGTGAGCATCCTCAGCGGCCCCGGCCAGCCGAACCTGGTCGCGCCGGACATCTACCGCCGGCTCGCCGCCGACCTGGGCCGCAACGGCAGCCGGGTGATCGCCGACCTCTCCGGGGCACACCTGGCCGCGGTGCTGGACAGCGGCGTGTCGGTGCTGAAGGTCAGCCACGAGGAGCTGATCCGGGACGGCTGGGCCGCCGACGACAGCGAGGGGGAACTCGTCCGGGTCGCCCACGCGCTGCACGCCAACGGCGCCGAGTCGGTGGTGCTCAGCCGGGCCGAGAAGCCCGCTCTGGTCCTGATCGACGGGGAGGTCGCCGAACTCGACATGCCCCGGTTGGAGGTGGCGGACCGACGCGGTGCCGGCGACTCGATGACCGCCGGGGTGGCGGCGGTGCTGGCCCAGGGCGGCGACGTACGGCTGGCGGTCCGGACCGGGGCTGCGGCGGGGGCGCTGAACGTCACCCGGCACGGCCTCGGCACCGGCCGGCCCGAGGCGATCGCGGGCCTGGTCGACCGGGTCCGACTGGCGCCGATCGGCAGCGACCGGCAGGATCGGATGACACCCGACGAACTGGCGCACCGGACGACCAACTCATGA
- a CDS encoding cellulose binding domain-containing protein, which yields MRRSLASALAAVVAAGAVAVVAQVAVSPSAAPASAAAAEPYSWRNVRIDGGGFVPGIIFNPTERNLIYARTDIGGAYRWEQSSQSWTPLLDWVGWDRWGWNGVLSMATDPVQTNRVYAAVGMYTNDWDPNNGGILRSTDRGNTWQAYQLPFKVGGNMPGRGQGERLAVDPNRNSTLYYGAEGGNGLWRSTDYGATWAKVTNFPNVGNYAQDPNDPNNYLNGNQGVTWVSFDKSTGTAGNATQTIYVGVADKANPVYRSTNGGTSWERIAGQPTGYLAHKGVVDPVGGFLYIATSDTGGPYDGAKGDVWKFNRSTGAWTQISPIPSSSADAYFGYSGLTIDRQNPNTIMVATQISWWPDAIFWRSTDGGATWTRIWDFGAYPNRTKRYTMDISSVPWLSLGANPAPPEEAPKLGWMNESLEIDPFDGNRLMYGTGATIYGTTNLRNWDSGGTLTIRPMVRGLEETAVLDLISPPSGAPLVSGLGDIGGFRHANIDAVPPMMFQQPYFTSTTSLDFAELNPGIMVRTGNFADSERPNDSHVAFSTDGGANWFQAQEPGGINNGGTVATAADGSRFVWAPGDSGQQVVYSVGYGNSWSQSSGIPANARIESDRVNPNKFYGYSAGRFYVSTNGGQSFTATAATGLPSTDAKFKAVAGAEGDIWLAGETGLFRSTDSGASFTKLANVSGAVNVGFGRAAPGQTYPAVFLVGTVDGVRGVYRSDNSGGVWVRINDDQHQYGNMGEALTGDPRVYGRVYLGTNGRGILVADRLGGPTATPTTRPPTTQPTTTPPTTRPPTTPPTTRPPTTPPTSAPPSGGCSAAYRVTGSWQGGFQAEVTVQNTGTSAMTGWTVGWSFANGQTISQIWGGTHTQTGSSVSVRNAAYNGNLAVNSSTTFGFIGGGTGTNAVPATVSCARG from the coding sequence ATGCGTAGAAGTCTCGCCAGTGCGCTCGCGGCCGTAGTGGCCGCCGGCGCGGTGGCCGTGGTGGCCCAGGTCGCCGTCAGCCCCTCCGCCGCACCGGCCTCGGCGGCCGCGGCCGAGCCGTACTCGTGGCGGAACGTCCGGATCGACGGCGGCGGCTTCGTTCCGGGCATCATCTTCAACCCCACCGAGCGGAACCTGATCTACGCCCGTACCGACATCGGCGGGGCCTACCGCTGGGAGCAGTCCAGCCAGTCCTGGACCCCGCTGCTGGACTGGGTGGGCTGGGACCGGTGGGGCTGGAACGGCGTGCTGAGCATGGCCACCGATCCGGTGCAGACCAACCGGGTGTACGCGGCCGTCGGGATGTACACCAACGACTGGGACCCGAACAACGGCGGGATCCTCCGCTCCACCGACAGGGGCAACACCTGGCAGGCGTACCAGTTGCCGTTCAAGGTCGGCGGCAACATGCCGGGCCGGGGCCAGGGCGAGCGGCTCGCGGTCGACCCCAACCGGAACAGCACCCTCTACTACGGTGCCGAGGGCGGGAACGGGCTCTGGCGCAGCACCGACTACGGCGCCACCTGGGCGAAGGTGACCAACTTCCCGAACGTCGGCAACTACGCCCAGGATCCGAACGACCCCAACAACTACCTCAACGGCAACCAGGGTGTCACCTGGGTGAGCTTCGACAAGAGCACCGGCACCGCCGGCAACGCCACCCAGACCATCTACGTCGGGGTCGCCGACAAGGCCAACCCGGTCTACCGCAGCACCAACGGCGGTACGAGCTGGGAACGGATCGCCGGGCAGCCGACCGGCTACCTCGCGCACAAGGGTGTCGTCGACCCGGTCGGCGGGTTCCTCTACATCGCCACCAGCGACACCGGCGGCCCGTACGACGGGGCCAAGGGCGACGTCTGGAAGTTCAACCGCTCGACCGGCGCCTGGACCCAGATCAGCCCGATCCCGTCCAGCAGCGCCGACGCGTACTTCGGGTACAGCGGTCTGACCATCGACCGACAGAACCCGAACACCATCATGGTGGCCACGCAGATCTCCTGGTGGCCGGACGCGATCTTCTGGCGCAGTACGGACGGCGGCGCGACCTGGACCCGGATCTGGGACTTCGGGGCGTACCCGAACCGGACCAAGCGCTACACCATGGACATCAGCTCGGTCCCGTGGCTCTCCCTCGGCGCCAACCCGGCCCCGCCGGAGGAGGCGCCGAAGCTCGGCTGGATGAACGAGTCCCTGGAGATCGACCCGTTCGACGGCAACCGGCTGATGTACGGCACCGGCGCCACCATCTACGGCACCACCAACCTGCGCAACTGGGACAGCGGCGGCACCCTCACCATCCGGCCGATGGTCCGGGGGCTGGAGGAGACCGCCGTACTGGACCTGATCAGCCCGCCGTCCGGTGCCCCGCTGGTCAGCGGGCTCGGCGACATCGGCGGCTTCCGGCACGCCAACATCGACGCCGTACCGCCGATGATGTTCCAGCAGCCGTACTTCACCAGCACCACCAGCCTGGACTTCGCCGAGCTGAACCCGGGGATCATGGTCCGGACCGGCAACTTCGCCGACTCCGAGCGGCCCAACGACAGCCACGTCGCCTTCTCCACCGACGGCGGGGCGAACTGGTTCCAGGCGCAGGAGCCGGGCGGGATCAACAACGGCGGCACGGTCGCCACGGCGGCCGACGGCAGCCGGTTCGTCTGGGCACCCGGCGACTCGGGCCAGCAGGTGGTCTACTCGGTCGGGTACGGCAACTCGTGGAGCCAGTCCAGCGGCATCCCGGCCAACGCCCGGATCGAGTCCGACCGGGTGAACCCGAACAAGTTCTACGGCTACTCGGCCGGCCGGTTCTACGTCAGCACCAACGGTGGGCAGAGCTTCACCGCCACCGCCGCGACCGGGTTGCCGAGCACGGACGCGAAGTTCAAGGCGGTGGCGGGCGCCGAGGGCGACATCTGGCTGGCCGGGGAGACCGGGCTGTTCCGGTCGACCGACTCCGGTGCCAGCTTCACCAAGCTCGCCAACGTGAGCGGCGCGGTCAACGTCGGCTTCGGCCGGGCGGCACCGGGGCAGACGTACCCGGCCGTCTTCCTGGTCGGCACCGTCGACGGCGTACGCGGGGTGTACCGGTCGGACAACTCCGGTGGGGTCTGGGTCCGGATCAACGACGACCAGCACCAGTACGGCAACATGGGCGAGGCGCTGACCGGTGACCCGAGGGTCTACGGCCGGGTCTACCTGGGTACGAACGGCCGGGGGATCCTGGTCGCCGATCGGCTGGGCGGGCCGACCGCCACCCCGACCACCCGACCGCCGACGACCCAGCCGACCACGACGCCACCCACCACCCGGCCGCCGACCACGCCACCCACCACCCGGCCGCCGACGACACCACCCACCTCGGCACCGCCGAGTGGTGGCTGCTCGGCCGCCTACCGGGTGACCGGCTCCTGGCAGGGCGGCTTCCAGGCCGAGGTGACGGTCCAGAACACCGGTACGTCGGCGATGACCGGCTGGACCGTGGGCTGGAGTTTCGCGAACGGACAGACGATCAGCCAGATCTGGGGCGGCACCCACACCCAGACCGGTTCGTCGGTCTCGGTGCGCAACGCGGCGTACAACGGCAACCTGGCCGTCAACTCGTCCACCACGTTCGGCTTCATCGGCGGCGGGACCGGCACGAACGCCGTACCGGCGACGGTCAGCTGCGCGCGGGGCTGA
- a CDS encoding HIT family protein produces the protein MDCLACRNNDLLPELPPRERVAEDPHWRVAHAFDTSLPGWLVLLPRRHVTSIAELTGAEAATLGVWQVRLARALRAVTGCAKTYVIQFAEQDGFEHVHFHVVPRMPDLPADRRGPRVFGYLHPPDDQLLDEHRRDELAVALRTRLDADVPPD, from the coding sequence GTGGACTGTCTCGCCTGCCGGAACAATGATCTGCTTCCGGAGTTGCCACCCCGGGAGCGGGTGGCCGAAGATCCGCACTGGCGGGTGGCGCACGCGTTCGACACGTCGTTGCCCGGTTGGCTGGTGCTGCTCCCCCGCCGGCACGTGACCTCGATCGCGGAGCTGACCGGGGCGGAGGCGGCGACGCTCGGCGTCTGGCAGGTCCGGCTCGCCCGGGCGCTCAGGGCGGTCACCGGCTGCGCGAAGACGTACGTGATCCAGTTCGCCGAGCAGGACGGCTTCGAGCACGTCCACTTCCACGTCGTACCCCGGATGCCGGACCTTCCCGCCGACCGGCGCGGCCCACGGGTCTTCGGCTACCTGCATCCGCCGGACGACCAGCTCCTCGACGAGCATCGCCGGGACGAGTTGGCCGTCGCGCTCCGGACCCGGCTCGACGCCGATGTACCGCCGGATTGA
- the surE gene encoding 5'/3'-nucleotidase SurE, whose protein sequence is MTLRVLITNDDGIAAPGLRWLARTAAARGLEVVVAAPSEEASGASAAMSAVERDGRVVVEEHSIEELPGVPAYGVAGSPGLITLIALHGAFGPAPAVVLSGVNRGANAGRAVLHSGTVGAAFTAAANGCHGMAVSLDVLSAGEASAGSGGAAIAVPRRDRDERRHWATAARVALDLLPRLTAGPKESVLNVNAPDLPYERLRGVRRGSLAGFGQVQMTVAEAGKGFVRTALEESGERVVPGTDVAWLAEGYASVTAIRAITEASDVDLSDLDDPRGG, encoded by the coding sequence ATGACACTCCGCGTACTGATCACCAACGACGACGGCATCGCGGCCCCTGGACTGCGCTGGCTGGCCCGGACGGCCGCCGCCCGGGGCCTGGAGGTGGTGGTCGCGGCGCCCAGCGAGGAGGCCAGCGGGGCCAGCGCCGCGATGAGCGCGGTCGAGCGGGACGGCCGGGTGGTGGTCGAGGAACACTCGATCGAGGAGCTGCCCGGCGTACCGGCCTACGGGGTCGCCGGCTCACCCGGGCTCATCACCCTGATCGCCCTGCACGGCGCGTTCGGTCCGGCACCGGCGGTGGTGCTCTCCGGGGTCAACCGGGGCGCCAACGCCGGCCGGGCGGTGCTGCACTCCGGCACGGTCGGTGCGGCGTTCACCGCCGCCGCCAACGGCTGCCACGGGATGGCGGTCTCGCTCGACGTACTGTCCGCGGGCGAGGCGAGCGCCGGCAGCGGGGGTGCCGCGATAGCGGTTCCGCGTCGCGACCGGGACGAGCGACGGCACTGGGCGACGGCGGCCCGGGTGGCGCTGGACCTGCTGCCCCGGTTGACCGCCGGACCCAAGGAGAGCGTGCTGAACGTGAACGCCCCCGACCTGCCGTACGAGCGACTGCGCGGAGTCCGGCGCGGCTCACTGGCCGGGTTCGGGCAGGTGCAGATGACGGTGGCGGAGGCGGGCAAGGGGTTTGTGCGTACCGCCCTGGAGGAGTCCGGTGAACGCGTCGTGCCGGGCACCGATGTGGCGTGGCTGGCGGAGGGCTACGCCTCGGTGACGGCTATCCGGGCAATCACCGAGGCGTCCGACGTGGATCTGTCCGACCTGGACGATCCACGGGGAGGTTGA
- a CDS encoding SRPBCC family protein, with translation MPRTGSFRYSARARCELADAVRLLGDVRQQAELHPLIVRVRPLSPGPGVLGSQLVTDRLVWGPFRFRINYRADTLRVGPDEVVLVARQWPRTTVHNHTRLTREPDGLVRVDVEITLSAPAPLFPYAFRQARAAHQTLAARLPAALEG, from the coding sequence ATGCCACGGACAGGCTCGTTCCGGTACAGCGCGCGGGCCCGGTGCGAGCTGGCCGACGCGGTGCGGTTGCTCGGCGACGTGCGGCAACAGGCCGAGCTGCATCCGCTGATCGTCCGGGTTCGCCCCCTGTCACCCGGGCCGGGGGTTCTGGGCAGCCAACTCGTCACCGACCGGCTGGTCTGGGGCCCCTTCCGGTTCCGGATCAACTACCGGGCCGACACGCTCCGGGTCGGGCCGGACGAGGTGGTGCTGGTGGCTCGGCAGTGGCCGCGTACCACGGTGCACAACCACACCCGGCTGACCCGGGAACCCGACGGACTGGTCCGGGTCGACGTCGAGATCACCCTGTCCGCGCCCGCACCGCTGTTTCCGTACGCCTTCCGGCAGGCGCGCGCCGCCCACCAGACGCTGGCGGCTCGCCTCCCCGCCGCCCTGGAGGGGTAA
- a CDS encoding STAS domain-containing protein: protein MSLSIVKSVLPGGVVEIAPRGEIDVDTAYEVREAIAGVLTKGRPSRIELNMRLVSFIDSVGISAMVAGFQTAEVSGVKLVVTEPSRFVHRQLWVTGLLGLFGAPEPYFAGAASAAEEVKVPGA, encoded by the coding sequence GTGAGCCTGTCGATCGTCAAGTCGGTCCTGCCCGGTGGAGTAGTGGAGATCGCCCCTCGTGGAGAAATCGACGTCGATACGGCGTACGAGGTTCGTGAGGCGATCGCCGGGGTGTTGACCAAGGGACGGCCGTCACGGATCGAGCTCAACATGCGACTGGTCAGCTTCATCGACTCGGTCGGCATCAGCGCCATGGTCGCCGGCTTCCAGACCGCAGAGGTCAGCGGCGTCAAGCTCGTGGTCACCGAACCGAGTCGGTTCGTCCACCGGCAACTCTGGGTCACCGGGCTGCTCGGCCTCTTCGGCGCCCCGGAACCCTACTTCGCGGGTGCCGCGTCCGCCGCCGAGGAAGTAAAGGTCCCCGGCGCCTGA